The following coding sequences are from one Panicum hallii strain FIL2 chromosome 5, PHallii_v3.1, whole genome shotgun sequence window:
- the LOC112891652 gene encoding cytochrome P450 71A1-like, translating into MALPLVAAAALLLAVFVLLPLSYLLLLAVNKPASPQRHGGSVHGRRPRLPPSPPGLPLLGHLHLLGSLPHRALRSMARAHGPVMLLRFGRVPAVVVSSAAGAEEVMRARDLDFASRPRSAMAERLMYGRDVAFAPYGEYWRQARRVCVVHLLSARRTRSFRRIREQEAAALVQRVRAKAGAGAAAVGLSELLAECANNVVCRAAFGDESASGLFDGGDRGRERVRKVLTDFQKLMGTEPMGDLVPWLGWVDAVRGLEGKITRTFQALDGLLEKVIDDHRRRPPNRDDGDDHRDFVDVLLDLHKHDKEYGIQLETNEIKAIILDMFAAGTDTTSAAMEWAMAELVTHPRAMRKLQDEIRAAAGSTGVDEGHVAQLHYLKAVVKETLRLHAPIPLLVPREPPADAEVLGYHVPARTRVVVNAWAVGRDPAAWGEDAEEFVPERFLGSAVDFRGQHLELVPFGAGRRGCPGVGFAEASIEMALASLLCHFDWEAAKGKGSRTGASSLDMSEVNGLSVHIKSGLPLVAKPWVP; encoded by the exons ATGGCTCTCCCGCTGGTtgcggccgccgccctcctcctcgccgtctTCGTCCTGCTGCCGCTCTcctacctcctcctcctcgccgtcaACAAGCCTGCCTCTCCGCAGCGTCACGGTGGCAGCGTCCATGGGCGACGGCCGAggctgccgccgtcgccgccaggcCTCCCGCTGCtcggccacctccacctcctcggCTCGCTGCCGCACCGCGCCCTCCGGTCCATGGCGCGGGCGCACGGGCCCGTCATGCTGCTCCGGTTCGGCCGCGTGCCCGCCGTCGTCGTGTCCTCCGCCGCGGGCGCCGAGGAGGTGATGCGGGCGCGTGACCTGGACTTCGCGAGCCGGCCCAGGAGCGCCATGGCCGAGCGCCTCATGTACGGCCGCGACGTCGCCTTCGCGCCCTACGGCGAGTACTGGCGCCAGGCGCGCCGCGTCTGCGTCGTGCACCTCCTCAGCGCGCGCCGCACCCGGTCCTTCCGCCGCATCAGGGAGCAGGAGGCCGCCGCGCTCGTCCAGCGCGTCCGAGCCAAGGCCGGAGCCGGTGCGGCCGCCGTCGGCCTGAGCGAGCTCCTCGCCGAGTGCGCCAACAACGTCGTGTGTCGCGCCGCTTTCGGGGACGAGAGCGCGAGCGGCCTGTTCgacggcggtgaccgcggccgcgAGCGGGTCAGGAAGGTGCTTACCGACTTCCAGAAGCTGATGGGGACGGAGCCGATGGGGGATCTCGTGCCGTGGTTGGGATGGGTGGACGCCGTGCGCGGGCTGGAGGGCAAGATTACGCGGACGTTCCAGGCGCTCGACGGCTTGCTCGAGAAGGTGATCGatgaccaccgccgccggcctccgaacagggacgacggcgacgatcaCCGGGACTTCGTGGACGTGTTGCTGGACTTGCACAAACACGACAAAGAGTACGGCATCCAGCTCGAGACCAACGAAATCAAGGCCATTATCTTG GACATGTTCGCTGCAGGCACGGACACCACCAGCGCGGCGATGGAATGGGCCATGGCGGAGCTCGTCACCCACCCGCGCGCCATGCGCAAGCTCCAGGACGAGATccgcgcggcagccggctccACCGGCGTCGACGAGGGCCATGTCGCCCAGCTGCACTACCTCAAGGCCGTGGTCAAGGAGACGCTCCGGCTGCACGCGCCGATCCCGCTGCTGGTGCCCCGTGAGCCGCCGGCGGACGCCGAGGTCCTGGGCTACCACGTGCCGGCGCGCACGCGCGTGGTGGTCAACGCCTGGGCCGTCGGCCGGGACCCCGCGGCGTGGGGGGAGGACGCCGAGGAGTTCGTGCCGGAGAGGTTCTTGGGCAGCGCCGTGGACTTCAGGGGGCAGCACTTGGAGCTGGTGCCGTTCGGAGCCGGCCGGAGGGGGTGCCCCGGGGTCGGGTTCGCCGAGGCAAGCATCGAGATGGCGCTGGCGAGCTTGCTGTGTCACTTCGATTGGGAGGCTGCCAAGGGGAAAGGAAGCCGGACAGGGGCGTCGTCGCTGGACATGAGCGAGGTGAACGGGCTGTCCGTGCACATAAAGTCCGGCCTGCCGCTCGTAGCAAAGCCGTGGGTCCCTTGA
- the LOC112891653 gene encoding major pollen allergen Lol p 11-like: MAQAKMVTTTAVAVAVLAVAALAGVASAERAGGFVVTGRVYCDPCRAGFETNVSKSVPGATVEVVCRPFGSTKETLKAEATTDEKGWYKLEIDQDHQEEICEAVLDKSSDPACAEIEEFRDRARVPLTSNNGIKQQGVRYANPIAFFRKDPLKECGSILNKYDLKDASETP, translated from the exons ATGGCGCAGGCCAAGATGGTGACGACGACCGCCGTCGCGGTCGCCGTGCTGGCCGTGGCGGCCCTCGCCGGCGTCGCGTCCGCCGAGAGGGCCGGCGGGTTCGTCGTCACCGGGCGCGTCTACTGCGACCCCTGCCGCGCCGGCTTCGAGACCAACGTCTCCAAGAGCGTCCCGG GCGCTACGGTGGAGGTGGTTTGCCGTCCGTTCGGCAGCACCAAGGAGACGCTCAAGGCGGAGGCGACGACGGACGAGAAGGGGTGGTACAAGCTGGAGATCGACCAGGACCACCAGGAGGAGATCTGCGAGGCGGTGCTGGACAAGAGCTCCGACCCGGCGTGCGCCGAGATCGAGGAGTTCCGCGACCGCGCCCGCGTCCCGCTCACCTCCAACAACGGCATCAAGCAGCAGGGCGTCCGCTACGCCAACCCCATCGCCTTCTTCCGCAAGGACCCGCTCAAGGAGTGCGGCAGCATCCTCAACAAGTACGACCTCAAGGACGCATCGGAGACGCCATGA
- the LOC112894794 gene encoding PXMP2/4 family protein 4 isoform X2 encodes MRRLWRWYQQCLASHPVRTQVVSSGILWASGDIGAQAVTHYSARRPDRRANNTPEDKDKDKEFKVDWRRVGITSSFGFAFVGPVGHYWYEYLDRFIRRRFQPNTFKFVASKVAADGFLFGPLDLLLFFSYVGLGQGRSVEQVKEDVKRDFIPALALAVSCHGLSSRETLLGSSGSRRSIKSKTRRVRFDFTSYEPCVVHVDQH; translated from the exons GGTGCGCACGCAGGTCGTCAGCTCCGGCATCCTCTGGGCCTCCGGTGACATCGGCGCCCAGGCCGTCACCCACTACTCCGCACGCCGCCCCGACCGCCGCGCCAACAACACCCCCGAG GATAAGGATAAAGATAAAGAATTCAAAGTTGATTGGAGGAGGGTGGGCATCACAAGTTCCTTTGGATTTGCTTTTGTTGGACCAGTTGGACATTACTG GTATGAGTACCTGGACCGTTTTATCCGGCGGAGATTTCAGCCTAATACATTCAAATTTGTTGCCTCAAAAGTTGCTGCGGATGGTTTCCTCTTTGGACCGTTAGATCTTCTCTTGTTCTTTTCATATGTGGGTCTCGGCCAAGGAAGGAGTGTAGAGCAAGTGAAGGAAGACGTGAAAAGGGATTTCATTCCCGCTCTGGCACTAG CTGTTTCCTGTCATGGATTGAGCAGCAGGGAGACGCTTCTTGGAAGCAGTGGTTCACGTCGTTCCATAAAATCGAAGACCAGAAGAGTAAGGTTTGATTTTACTAGTTATGAGCCATGTGTTGTTCATGTGGATCAACATTAA
- the LOC112894794 gene encoding protein SYM1 isoform X1, with protein sequence MRRLWRWYQQCLASHPVRTQVVSSGILWASGDIGAQAVTHYSARRPDRRANNTPEDKDKDKEFKVDWRRVGITSSFGFAFVGPVGHYWYEYLDRFIRRRFQPNTFKFVASKVAADGFLFGPLDLLLFFSYVGLGQGRSVEQVKEDVKRDFIPALALGGMIWPAVQIANFRFIPVRYQLLYVNLFCLLDSCFLSWIEQQGDASWKQWFTSFHKIEDQKSKV encoded by the exons GGTGCGCACGCAGGTCGTCAGCTCCGGCATCCTCTGGGCCTCCGGTGACATCGGCGCCCAGGCCGTCACCCACTACTCCGCACGCCGCCCCGACCGCCGCGCCAACAACACCCCCGAG GATAAGGATAAAGATAAAGAATTCAAAGTTGATTGGAGGAGGGTGGGCATCACAAGTTCCTTTGGATTTGCTTTTGTTGGACCAGTTGGACATTACTG GTATGAGTACCTGGACCGTTTTATCCGGCGGAGATTTCAGCCTAATACATTCAAATTTGTTGCCTCAAAAGTTGCTGCGGATGGTTTCCTCTTTGGACCGTTAGATCTTCTCTTGTTCTTTTCATATGTGGGTCTCGGCCAAGGAAGGAGTGTAGAGCAAGTGAAGGAAGACGTGAAAAGGGATTTCATTCCCGCTCTGGCACTAGGTGGGATGATCTGGCCAGCCGTGCAGATCGCAAACTTCCGCTTCATTCCTGTGCGGTACCAGCTCCTGTATGTGAACTTGTTCTGCCTTTTGGACAGCTGTTTCCTGTCATGGATTGAGCAGCAGGGAGACGCTTCTTGGAAGCAGTGGTTCACGTCGTTCCATAAAATCGAAGACCAGAAGAGTAAGGTTTGA